One genomic window of Candidatus Pseudobacter hemicellulosilyticus includes the following:
- a CDS encoding LytTR family DNA-binding domain-containing protein — translation MINAIAIDDEPLALKVIQSLCDKSDSIHLEKTFTQPSEALKHLRKFPADLIFCDIHMPAMTGISLVKALQQKTMVIFTTAFSEYAAVSYELNAIDYLLKPINQKRFTQAITKAREYFDYINKKDQEPDKNLFIRADFSLVKIPLADILYIEGLADYLKIHIKDRKTIIARMPMKDMMEKLQSDDFIRVHRSFILPFSKIEAVRGNTIFIGDKEFPVGRTYADDFFNRFSS, via the coding sequence ATGATCAACGCTATTGCCATAGATGATGAACCACTGGCGCTAAAAGTGATCCAATCGCTCTGCGACAAAAGCGACAGCATCCACCTGGAAAAAACATTCACCCAACCCAGCGAAGCGCTCAAACATTTAAGGAAATTCCCGGCCGACCTGATCTTTTGCGATATCCATATGCCTGCCATGACCGGCATCAGCCTGGTAAAGGCATTGCAGCAGAAAACCATGGTGATCTTTACCACGGCCTTCAGTGAATACGCAGCCGTCAGTTATGAACTGAACGCCATTGATTATTTACTGAAGCCCATCAACCAGAAACGTTTCACCCAGGCTATTACCAAGGCCCGGGAATACTTTGACTATATCAATAAAAAAGACCAGGAACCGGATAAGAACCTGTTTATCCGGGCCGATTTCAGCCTGGTAAAGATCCCGCTGGCCGATATCCTTTACATTGAAGGACTGGCGGATTACCTCAAGATCCATATCAAAGACCGGAAAACGATCATTGCCCGCATGCCCATGAAAGACATGATGGAAAAGCTTCAATCTGACGACTTCATCCGGGTACACCGCAGTTTTATCCTGCCCTTCAGCAAGATTGAAGCCGTAAGGGGCAACACCATTTTTATTGGTGATAAAGAATTTCCTGTTGGACGAACCTATGCGGATGATTTTTTCAATCGCTTCTCTTCTTAA
- a CDS encoding sensor histidine kinase has product MKIKRFTIAIHALIWVLLLVIPYASTDQIFDALDPASNKKYLLLCLALSSVLIIIFYFNYYILIPRYLLPKKYWHYFSFLLLAIITVFVLSGIIFFFSAYTPGSLPETDPIIEKIIPVIIVNALLLWLLSIISSILWTIYNRLKQTESEKLSAQIASLKSQINPHFLFNTLNNIYATAIDTSPKAADMVDKLSEMMRYTMKDTQQDYVFLEDEINYISNYIELQKVRLDRRVRLEYNCPENIPALRIAPMLLVPFIENAFKHGVNSEQKSHIKIDISINKSEFQLSVANNKVNVQQDTSERSGLGIINTKRRLDLIYPSNHLLVINESGKDFFVSLYINLQ; this is encoded by the coding sequence ATGAAAATAAAACGTTTCACCATCGCCATACACGCCCTGATCTGGGTATTGTTGCTGGTTATCCCCTATGCCTCCACCGACCAGATCTTTGATGCCCTGGACCCAGCCTCCAACAAAAAATACCTGCTGCTATGCCTGGCCCTGAGCAGTGTCCTGATCATCATCTTTTACTTTAATTATTATATCCTTATCCCCCGGTACCTGCTACCTAAAAAATACTGGCATTATTTCTCTTTCCTGCTGCTGGCCATCATTACGGTGTTTGTACTTTCCGGTATCATCTTCTTTTTCTCCGCCTATACCCCCGGCAGCCTCCCGGAAACGGATCCCATTATTGAAAAAATAATCCCGGTCATTATTGTCAACGCCCTGTTGTTATGGCTGCTGTCCATTATCTCCTCCATTTTATGGACCATCTACAACAGGCTGAAACAAACTGAAAGCGAAAAGCTGTCGGCCCAGATAGCCTCCCTAAAATCCCAGATTAACCCGCATTTCCTGTTCAATACCCTCAACAATATCTACGCTACCGCTATCGACACTTCTCCCAAGGCTGCCGATATGGTAGATAAACTATCGGAAATGATGCGCTACACCATGAAGGACACACAGCAGGATTATGTATTCCTGGAAGATGAGATAAACTATATCAGCAATTATATAGAACTGCAGAAGGTCCGTCTGGACAGGCGTGTCAGGCTGGAATACAATTGCCCGGAAAATATCCCGGCCCTGCGTATTGCGCCCATGCTGCTGGTACCCTTTATTGAGAACGCCTTCAAACACGGTGTCAATTCCGAACAGAAAAGCCATATCAAAATTGATATCAGCATCAACAAATCGGAATTCCAGCTAAGCGTAGCCAATAACAAAGTGAATGTCCAGCAGGATACCTCTGAAAGAAGCGGGTTGGGCATTATCAATACCAAGCGGCGGCTGGACCTGATCTATCCCTCCAACCATTTACTGGTCATCAATGAATCCGGAAAGGATTTTTTTGTTTCTTTGTATATCAACCTGCAATGA
- a CDS encoding NPCBM/NEW2 domain-containing protein, with protein MHYSRGSATKPSSMRSFILSISLFFLVSINFAQEPTLAGPSTKNVVRSAGEFVKAYHAGQASNRKQVKVVYFHGNDMDPLPNWEGRLTRILDDISRFYGEAFRQYGIPCEGVPFERSDDQYTIHFVRGDLPSRDYNENSGKVMETEIGRKTAGKIDLTRDHVLVLAGFSYKEGNNTYILHSPYYGTGNGQRGICFAVDCQVLDAQLLTDTVQRMKYNHANALRECTVAEFNSWFIGGIAHEMGHMFGLPHDFGNASELRTAEISLMGQFGSRHFRDYRWRGQQSAVISAAGILQLLSHPVFTQSSKELDLVPQPAYHWLSHEKNDSGVVIRTSLPEGDWPYACYTIHRTADLNEYFQQSTLHPLDTGRNLTFRLGKLQHGVHLLGIVSLYPNGFSHTDWKFFMVGSDGVSKAVQQNMDAFVDVQVLHNRLSKEKPGPDKDLKLQILRSILQPVAELEPALATGDRLSLADARWETGTVGWEKPMRNHFTTIWERTFFLQNQGKIYEKGLYAHAPSVYSFKLAKQWRRFTALAACQDDLIEAGIASFTVWGDGKLLYTSPDLTTAQQALVKIDVSEVDLLVLKAESTLPGNNGHCWSVWLNPLLER; from the coding sequence ATGCACTATTCCAGGGGCAGCGCCACCAAACCTTCTTCCATGAGATCCTTTATACTCTCTATTTCTCTTTTTTTTCTGGTCAGTATTAATTTTGCGCAAGAACCCACGCTGGCTGGTCCATCCACTAAAAATGTAGTAAGATCCGCCGGTGAATTTGTCAAAGCCTATCATGCGGGCCAGGCGTCCAACCGGAAACAGGTCAAAGTAGTGTACTTCCATGGCAATGATATGGATCCCCTGCCCAACTGGGAAGGGCGCCTGACCAGGATACTGGATGATATCAGCAGGTTTTATGGGGAAGCGTTCCGGCAATACGGTATCCCTTGTGAAGGGGTGCCTTTTGAAAGATCGGACGATCAATATACCATCCATTTTGTCCGGGGCGATCTGCCTTCCAGGGACTACAATGAGAATTCCGGTAAGGTCATGGAAACAGAGATAGGCCGGAAAACAGCCGGTAAGATTGACCTGACCCGGGATCATGTGCTGGTACTCGCCGGCTTCAGCTACAAAGAAGGGAATAATACCTATATACTGCATTCCCCCTATTATGGTACCGGGAATGGCCAGCGGGGGATCTGCTTTGCGGTCGATTGCCAGGTGCTGGATGCACAGTTGCTGACGGATACGGTGCAACGCATGAAATACAATCATGCCAATGCGCTGAGAGAATGCACCGTGGCGGAATTCAACAGCTGGTTCATTGGCGGCATTGCCCATGAAATGGGCCATATGTTTGGACTGCCCCATGATTTTGGCAATGCTTCCGAACTGCGTACTGCTGAAATATCCCTGATGGGCCAGTTCGGCAGCCGGCATTTCAGGGACTATCGCTGGCGTGGTCAACAAAGTGCTGTGATCTCTGCCGCCGGCATCCTGCAACTGCTCAGTCACCCCGTATTTACCCAATCTTCCAAAGAACTGGATCTTGTTCCCCAACCTGCCTACCACTGGTTAAGCCATGAAAAGAACGACAGCGGCGTGGTGATCAGAACCAGTCTGCCGGAGGGCGACTGGCCCTATGCCTGTTATACGATTCACCGTACGGCGGATCTCAATGAATATTTCCAGCAAAGCACCCTTCACCCGCTGGACACCGGCAGGAACCTGACCTTCCGCCTGGGTAAATTACAGCATGGCGTTCACCTGTTAGGGATCGTTTCCTTATACCCCAATGGATTTTCGCATACAGACTGGAAATTTTTTATGGTGGGCAGTGACGGCGTCTCCAAAGCCGTCCAGCAGAATATGGATGCGTTTGTGGATGTTCAGGTGTTGCACAACCGGCTGTCAAAAGAAAAGCCCGGCCCCGACAAAGACCTTAAGCTGCAAATCCTGCGTTCTATTCTCCAGCCGGTAGCGGAGCTGGAACCGGCGCTGGCCACGGGCGACCGGCTGTCCCTGGCGGATGCCAGGTGGGAAACGGGGACCGTTGGCTGGGAAAAGCCTATGCGCAATCACTTCACTACTATATGGGAACGCACTTTTTTCCTGCAGAACCAGGGCAAAATATATGAGAAGGGACTCTATGCCCATGCCCCTTCAGTATATTCTTTTAAGCTGGCAAAACAATGGCGTCGCTTTACAGCATTGGCTGCCTGCCAGGATGACCTGATAGAAGCAGGCATTGCCAGCTTCACGGTCTGGGGCGATGGCAAACTGCTGTACACCTCGCCGGATCTGACTACCGCCCAGCAGGCGCTGGTAAAAATTGATGTCAGTGAAGTAGATCTGCTTGTCCTGAAAGCAGAAAGTACGTTGCCGGGCAATAATGGCCACTGCTGGTCTGTATGGCTTAACCCATTACTGGAACGGTAA
- the metE gene encoding 5-methyltetrahydropteroyltriglutamate--homocysteine S-methyltransferase has product MQTHNLGYPRIGSQRELKKASEQYWAGKITAQQLMQAGSAIRQHNWQLQQQAGIDLVPCNDFSFYDQVLDTSLMAGAIPARYHALAQDKQLPHIDLLFAMARGYQQDGYDITAMEMTKWFDTNYHYIVPEFTANQQFTLFSNKVLHEFNEARQQGIHAKPVLLGPVSFLLLGKEKESGFHRLDLISRLLPVYLEVLGKLEAAGAYYIQLDEPCLTLNLSEKERGVFVQTYREISRQFPQLQLILASYFDCYGENLPMVLKLPVQVLHLDLVRCSAQLEDILATDMEHSRTILSLGIVDGRNIWKNDLEQSLALIKKVTDRLGKERIWLAPSCSLLHVPCDLDQEKNEAVLTPAIKKWLAFARQKIHEVVTLKQLLTGENSEAANQLLQENIAANKDRQTSSLIHDAAVKARVAAIRPADAARTSPFADRKPLQQAALQLPLFPTTTIGSFPQTAEVRSWRARWKKNELSPEAYDELIARETATSIRWQEEIGIDVLVHGEFERNDMVEYFGEQLKGFVFSQNGWVQSYGSRCVKPPIIYGDVSRPAPMTVRWTAYAQSLTGMPVKGMLTGPVTILQWSFVRNDQPRSETCTQIALAIRDEVTDLENAGIRVIQIDEPAIREGLPLRKEYWDNYLSWAVRAFRIAASGVQDSTQIHTHMCYSEFNDIIHQIADMDADVITIECSRSQMELLDAFAAFRYPNEIGPGVYDIHSPRVPSTHEMVQLMEKARAVIPAEQLWVNPDCGLKTRGWPETKAALEAMVAAAKSLRKELAVKA; this is encoded by the coding sequence ATGCAAACACACAACCTCGGCTACCCGCGGATAGGCAGCCAAAGGGAACTTAAAAAAGCGTCCGAGCAGTACTGGGCCGGCAAGATCACGGCACAGCAACTGATGCAGGCCGGCAGCGCCATCAGGCAGCACAACTGGCAGCTGCAGCAACAGGCAGGGATCGACCTGGTGCCCTGTAATGATTTTTCCTTCTACGACCAGGTACTGGACACCAGCCTGATGGCAGGCGCTATCCCTGCCCGCTATCATGCGCTGGCACAGGATAAACAACTGCCGCATATAGACCTGCTCTTTGCCATGGCCCGCGGTTATCAGCAGGATGGATATGATATCACCGCCATGGAAATGACCAAATGGTTTGACACTAACTATCACTATATAGTTCCTGAATTCACCGCCAACCAGCAATTCACGCTTTTCAGCAACAAAGTGCTGCATGAGTTCAACGAAGCCAGGCAACAGGGCATACACGCCAAACCGGTTTTGCTGGGACCTGTATCCTTCCTGCTGCTGGGCAAGGAAAAAGAAAGCGGCTTCCACCGCCTGGACCTCATCAGCAGGCTGCTGCCCGTTTACCTGGAAGTGCTGGGGAAATTAGAAGCCGCCGGCGCTTACTATATCCAGCTGGATGAACCCTGCCTGACCTTGAACCTTTCTGAAAAAGAAAGAGGAGTATTTGTACAGACCTACCGGGAGATCAGCCGGCAATTCCCGCAGCTGCAGCTGATCCTGGCCAGTTATTTTGATTGTTATGGGGAGAACCTGCCCATGGTGCTCAAACTGCCTGTACAGGTGCTGCACCTGGACCTGGTACGCTGTTCCGCACAGCTGGAAGACATACTGGCAACCGATATGGAACACTCCCGGACCATCCTCTCGCTCGGCATTGTGGACGGGCGGAATATCTGGAAGAATGATCTTGAACAATCACTGGCGCTGATCAAAAAAGTGACCGACCGGCTGGGCAAGGAAAGGATCTGGCTGGCGCCCTCCTGCTCGCTCCTGCATGTTCCCTGCGACCTGGACCAGGAAAAGAACGAAGCCGTCCTTACGCCCGCCATCAAAAAATGGCTGGCCTTTGCCAGGCAAAAGATCCACGAAGTAGTAACGCTGAAGCAACTGCTGACGGGGGAGAATTCCGAAGCAGCCAATCAGTTGCTTCAGGAAAATATTGCAGCTAATAAGGACCGGCAAACATCTTCCCTGATCCATGATGCAGCAGTAAAAGCAAGGGTGGCGGCCATCAGGCCGGCCGATGCTGCACGCACCAGTCCATTTGCAGACAGGAAACCATTGCAACAGGCCGCACTGCAACTGCCCCTGTTCCCCACTACTACCATCGGCTCCTTTCCACAAACGGCAGAAGTGAGAAGCTGGCGGGCCAGGTGGAAAAAGAACGAGCTGAGCCCGGAAGCATATGATGAGCTGATTGCCCGGGAAACGGCAACGTCTATCCGCTGGCAGGAGGAGATCGGTATTGACGTGCTGGTCCACGGTGAGTTTGAGCGCAACGATATGGTGGAATATTTTGGCGAACAGCTGAAGGGCTTTGTATTCTCGCAGAACGGTTGGGTCCAGAGCTATGGCAGCCGCTGTGTTAAGCCGCCGATTATTTATGGGGATGTTAGTCGCCCCGCCCCTATGACCGTCCGCTGGACCGCCTATGCTCAATCGCTCACAGGTATGCCTGTGAAAGGAATGCTCACCGGTCCGGTAACCATCCTGCAATGGAGCTTTGTCCGGAACGATCAGCCGCGCAGTGAAACATGTACCCAGATAGCGCTGGCCATCCGGGATGAAGTGACCGATCTGGAGAATGCCGGCATCAGGGTGATCCAGATAGATGAGCCTGCTATCCGCGAGGGCTTGCCGCTGCGCAAAGAATACTGGGACAACTACCTCAGCTGGGCGGTCCGTGCCTTCCGGATTGCCGCCAGCGGCGTACAGGACAGCACCCAGATCCATACCCATATGTGTTATTCAGAGTTCAATGATATTATTCACCAGATAGCGGACATGGACGCCGATGTCATCACCATTGAATGCAGCCGGTCCCAGATGGAATTACTGGATGCTTTTGCGGCATTCCGGTATCCCAATGAGATTGGGCCGGGTGTATATGATATCCATTCACCGCGTGTGCCTTCAACCCATGAAATGGTACAGCTCATGGAAAAGGCGCGGGCCGTGATCCCTGCGGAACAGCTTTGGGTGAACCCGGACTGCGGGCTCAAGACCCGTGGCTGGCCGGAGACCAAGGCCGCGCTGGAAGCCATGGTGGCTGCGGCAAAAAGCCTTCGGAAAGAACTGGCTGTAAAAGCATAG
- a CDS encoding ribonucleoside-diphosphate reductase subunit alpha has product MTTLFETTTNPVAEQLPDIAGKYAQEKLWWKNEESEQILNRGYLLKGETVEGAIERICSAAAQRLYKPELKDAFKEMVERGWMSLSSPIWANMGTERGLPISCFNVHVPDHIEGITHKLGEVIMQTKLGGGTSAYFGALRERGSAVTDNGKSSGAVSFMRLFDTAMDTISQGGVRRGAFAAYMDIDHGDIEEFLSIKDIGHPIQNLFYGVCVPDYWMQDMIDGDMKKRQVWAKVLESRQQKGLPYIFFTDNVNRNKPQVYKDKNLTIHASNLCSEIMLPSTIDESFICCLSSMNLELYDEWKDTNAVKLAVFFLDAVLQEFIVKTEGNFYLEAANRFAKRHRALGLGVLGWHSYLQKNMIPFEGLRAKQLTASIFKDINEKAIKASKDLAWIYGEPDLLKGYGRRNTTLLAIAPTTSSSAILGQSSPGIEPFSSNYFKAGLSKGNFMRKNKYLKELLINKGIDNEDTWRSIMLNHGSVQHLKELNEVEKDVFKTFKEISQLEIVQQASIRQEYVDQSQSLNLNIPSDLPVKEVNKLLIEAWKLGVKTLYYQRSQSVSKEMVTSLVSCKSCEA; this is encoded by the coding sequence ATGACTACATTGTTTGAAACCACCACCAATCCTGTTGCTGAACAGCTGCCTGATATTGCCGGGAAATATGCTCAGGAGAAATTATGGTGGAAGAATGAGGAAAGCGAGCAAATCCTTAACAGGGGCTATTTACTGAAGGGTGAAACCGTTGAAGGCGCTATTGAACGGATCTGTTCTGCGGCCGCCCAACGTCTGTATAAACCGGAATTAAAAGACGCATTCAAGGAAATGGTGGAAAGAGGCTGGATGAGCCTCAGCTCTCCTATCTGGGCCAATATGGGCACAGAAAGAGGCCTGCCCATCTCCTGCTTTAACGTCCATGTACCTGACCATATTGAGGGCATTACCCATAAACTGGGCGAAGTGATCATGCAGACCAAACTGGGTGGCGGCACTTCCGCTTACTTCGGTGCTTTGCGTGAACGCGGAAGCGCAGTGACCGACAACGGGAAAAGCAGTGGCGCTGTAAGTTTCATGCGCCTGTTTGACACAGCCATGGACACTATTTCCCAGGGTGGCGTCAGAAGAGGGGCTTTTGCCGCTTATATGGATATTGACCATGGCGATATTGAGGAGTTCCTGTCCATTAAAGATATTGGTCACCCCATCCAGAACCTGTTCTATGGAGTTTGTGTACCTGACTACTGGATGCAGGATATGATTGACGGGGATATGAAGAAAAGACAGGTATGGGCCAAAGTGCTGGAAAGCCGCCAGCAGAAAGGGCTTCCCTACATTTTCTTCACAGATAATGTGAACAGGAACAAACCCCAGGTCTACAAAGACAAGAACCTGACCATCCACGCCAGCAATCTCTGTTCGGAGATCATGCTGCCCTCCACCATTGATGAATCCTTCATCTGCTGCCTCTCCTCCATGAACCTGGAGCTGTATGACGAGTGGAAGGACACCAATGCTGTGAAACTGGCCGTATTCTTCCTGGATGCAGTTTTGCAGGAATTCATTGTAAAGACGGAAGGCAATTTTTACCTGGAAGCCGCTAACCGTTTTGCCAAAAGGCACCGGGCCCTGGGCCTGGGCGTACTGGGCTGGCATTCTTATCTCCAGAAAAATATGATCCCCTTTGAAGGGCTGCGCGCCAAACAGCTGACCGCCTCCATTTTCAAGGATATTAATGAGAAAGCCATCAAAGCCAGTAAAGACCTGGCCTGGATCTATGGCGAACCTGATCTGCTGAAAGGATATGGCAGAAGGAATACCACCTTGCTGGCTATTGCCCCTACCACTTCTTCCAGCGCTATCCTGGGTCAATCCTCCCCCGGTATTGAACCCTTCAGCAGCAACTATTTCAAAGCCGGTCTGTCCAAGGGCAATTTCATGCGCAAGAATAAGTACCTGAAAGAACTGCTGATCAACAAGGGGATCGATAATGAAGATACCTGGCGCAGCATCATGCTGAACCATGGCAGTGTACAGCACCTGAAAGAGCTGAATGAAGTGGAGAAGGATGTGTTCAAGACCTTCAAAGAGATCAGCCAGCTGGAGATTGTACAGCAGGCTTCCATCCGCCAGGAATACGTGGATCAGTCCCAGAGCCTGAACCTCAATATCCCGTCCGATCTCCCGGTAAAAGAAGTGAACAAATTACTGATAGAAGCCTGGAAACTGGGTGTTAAGACCCTGTACTACCAGCGCAGCCAGAGCGTGTCCAAAGAAATGGTGACCAGCCTGGTGAGCTGCAAGAGCTGCGAAGCCTAA
- a CDS encoding ribonucleotide-diphosphate reductase subunit beta, with translation MGLFDKRVQYKPFEYPEVLQYTAAINKSFWVHSEVDFTADFQDFHAHLTPAEQNAIKNSLLSIAQVEVAVKSFWGNLYNHFPKPELNGLGSTFAECEFRHSEAYSRLLEVLGYNNEFEQLVKVPVIQERINYLSEALAHTKSIDKKEYTVSLILFSLLIENVSLFSQFAIILAFTRFKGLMKNVSNIIAWTSVDEQIHANAGIYLINKIKEEYPEIFTPETLAQVKEVVKRSIETESHMLDWIFGAGEIDIVNKKDLTNFMKKRADDSLQQIGLDPIFHVTAQESGAMLWFEEEVFSNSLDDFFAKRPVEYTKFDKPISAHDLF, from the coding sequence ATGGGCTTATTTGACAAACGGGTTCAGTACAAACCATTTGAATATCCTGAGGTATTACAGTATACGGCTGCTATTAATAAATCTTTCTGGGTTCACTCTGAAGTGGATTTCACCGCAGACTTCCAGGACTTCCATGCGCACCTGACGCCCGCAGAACAGAATGCGATAAAGAACAGCCTGCTGTCCATTGCCCAGGTGGAAGTAGCGGTAAAATCGTTCTGGGGCAACCTCTATAACCATTTCCCGAAACCTGAGCTTAACGGCCTGGGTTCTACTTTTGCAGAATGTGAATTCCGGCACTCAGAAGCCTATTCCCGGCTCCTGGAAGTACTGGGTTATAATAATGAATTTGAGCAGCTGGTAAAAGTACCCGTGATCCAGGAACGTATCAATTACCTGTCTGAGGCCCTGGCCCATACAAAATCTATCGACAAAAAGGAATATACCGTATCTCTCATCCTCTTCAGCCTGCTGATAGAGAATGTGAGCCTGTTCAGCCAGTTTGCTATTATCCTGGCCTTTACCCGGTTCAAAGGGCTGATGAAGAATGTCAGCAATATCATTGCCTGGACATCCGTGGATGAACAGATCCATGCCAACGCCGGTATATACCTGATCAATAAAATAAAAGAAGAATACCCGGAGATCTTTACACCGGAAACACTGGCCCAGGTAAAAGAGGTGGTCAAACGATCCATCGAGACCGAAAGCCATATGCTGGACTGGATCTTTGGCGCCGGAGAAATTGACATCGTCAATAAAAAAGACCTTACCAATTTCATGAAGAAAAGGGCTGACGACAGCCTGCAACAGATCGGCCTGGATCCTATCTTCCATGTAACCGCACAGGAAAGCGGCGCCATGCTCTGGTTTGAAGAAGAAGTATTCTCCAACAGCCTGGACGATTTCTTTGCCAAGCGGCCTGTTGAATATACCAAGTTCGACAAGCCCATCTCTGCCCACGACTTGTTTTGA